The Corallococcus exiguus genome has a window encoding:
- a CDS encoding chitosanase, which yields MAASRTWMMGLTVALASGCGPATDAESPAMAEAAQALGACTHSVTTNTYNGPDYWGTLVFKNTGTVAIANPVIALDVPTGVTCDDDQPGWTHTQSGRTCTFTRTSSLTVAVNASYTFNYSSTSNTSFTATNVKVQSDSCGGTSPGGSGLTANQKKVAEGLTSIWENDTPTMDYAYSENINDGRGYTNGRAGFCTGTGDAIQVVQCYRALRTEANGNRLAKYWNALTVINNRFLSTGQSQASTAELDAVGNWTSDWAASFNTAATKADFKQCQDQVSDALYYTPTLTEAAKWGLTQALTKAALYDASINHGFDGMKDLIRKANTALGNSGQVAPVIGYNGITETAWLQKFLEKRRDVLAADPTWVEAVDRVAAYEKQRRVGNWDLGTALRNDVRARDCWGTTYPASGYTVRAINPDGTWSTPSSYTYSCQ from the coding sequence ATGGCGGCTTCACGGACGTGGATGATGGGCCTCACGGTGGCGCTGGCCAGCGGCTGTGGCCCGGCGACAGACGCGGAGTCTCCCGCGATGGCCGAGGCAGCGCAGGCGCTGGGCGCGTGCACGCACTCGGTGACGACGAACACGTACAACGGGCCGGACTACTGGGGCACGCTCGTCTTCAAGAACACGGGGACGGTGGCCATCGCCAACCCGGTCATCGCGCTCGACGTGCCTACGGGCGTGACGTGTGACGATGATCAACCCGGCTGGACGCACACGCAGTCGGGCCGCACGTGCACCTTCACGCGCACGTCGTCGCTGACGGTGGCCGTGAACGCGTCCTACACGTTCAACTACTCCTCCACCTCCAACACGTCCTTCACCGCGACCAACGTGAAGGTCCAGTCCGACAGCTGCGGCGGCACGTCCCCTGGCGGTTCCGGCCTCACCGCGAACCAGAAGAAGGTGGCGGAAGGGCTGACGAGCATCTGGGAGAACGACACGCCCACGATGGACTACGCCTATTCGGAGAACATCAACGACGGGCGCGGCTACACCAACGGGCGCGCGGGCTTCTGCACCGGCACGGGAGACGCCATCCAGGTGGTGCAGTGCTACCGGGCCCTGCGCACCGAAGCCAATGGCAACCGCCTGGCGAAGTACTGGAACGCGCTCACCGTCATCAACAACCGCTTCCTGTCCACCGGCCAATCCCAGGCGTCCACGGCGGAGCTGGATGCCGTAGGCAACTGGACCTCCGACTGGGCGGCCAGCTTCAACACCGCCGCCACCAAGGCGGACTTCAAGCAGTGCCAGGACCAGGTGAGCGACGCGCTCTATTACACGCCCACCCTCACCGAGGCCGCGAAGTGGGGCCTCACCCAGGCGCTCACCAAGGCCGCGCTCTACGACGCGTCCATCAACCACGGCTTCGACGGCATGAAGGACCTCATCCGCAAGGCCAACACGGCCCTGGGCAACAGCGGCCAGGTGGCGCCGGTGATTGGCTACAACGGCATCACGGAGACGGCGTGGCTCCAGAAGTTCCTGGAGAAGCGCCGCGACGTGCTGGCGGCGGACCCCACCTGGGTGGAGGCGGTGGACCGCGTGGCCGCGTACGAGAAGCAGCGCCGAGTGGGCAACTGGGACCTGGGCACCGCCCTGCGCAACGACGTGCGCGCCCGCGACTGCTGGGGAACCACCTACCCGGCGAGCGGCTACACCGTGCGCGCCATCAACCCGGACGGCACCTGGAGCACGCCGTCCTCGTACACGTACTCCTGCCAGTAG
- a CDS encoding AAA domain-containing protein, whose translation MARDVSFFDKLGSLLAQEREAEKARMTSLAQGLTLREREEQGLSVLDLETVEEEVGLGGRILLTLARADRGKLPTRVSNGDLVAVLPRRAEVKDPAKALVSRATSTRIQLAFDREPPAYLSEGLLRLDVVPNDVTYERVRAGLQRVKAMDKGQERHKREVLLGNEPPRFDNTKDFTPTRPLNPEQQDAAKRALAAEDFFLIHGPPGTGKSTVLAEVAAQAVARGERLLCTAASNAAVDHLLELCLEQGLRAIRVGHPARVAARLQEHTLDIVVEEHPDRVVSRDLFDEAFDLFGYARRQRNQGRSRERFSNARSSTAEAKDLMDEARKLEKKAVRAVLARADVVCVTLASLGSGVLAGEEFDRALLDEATQATEPLALLGFLRAPKVVLAGDPQQLPPTVLSQEASKAGLGTSLFERLLKDHGDEVKRMLREQYRMNAAIMAFPSQEMYGGELRAHPSVADRTLPGVLNAGAEVDAPPVLYLDTAGKGFDEEVEPTTHSLLNPGEATYVIARVRQLLALGLAPREVAVIAPYSAQARHLREALEAVHPEVEVDTVDAFQGREKDVILVSMTRSNGEGQLGFLNDLRRMNVALTRARRHLFVVGDSATLSSHPFYARFIEGTQTDGGYRSAWEWPDPADP comes from the coding sequence ATGGCCCGTGACGTTTCGTTCTTCGACAAGCTCGGCTCGCTGCTCGCCCAGGAGCGCGAGGCCGAGAAGGCTCGCATGACTTCGCTCGCGCAGGGGCTCACCCTGCGCGAGCGTGAAGAGCAGGGCCTGTCCGTGCTGGACCTGGAGACCGTCGAGGAGGAGGTGGGCCTGGGCGGCCGCATCCTCCTCACGCTCGCCCGCGCGGACCGGGGCAAGCTGCCCACGCGCGTGTCCAACGGCGACCTGGTGGCGGTGCTGCCCCGCCGCGCGGAGGTGAAGGACCCGGCGAAGGCGCTCGTGTCGCGCGCCACCTCCACCCGCATCCAGCTGGCCTTCGACCGCGAGCCGCCCGCCTACCTGTCCGAAGGCCTCCTGCGCCTGGACGTCGTCCCCAACGACGTCACCTACGAGCGCGTGCGCGCGGGCCTCCAGCGCGTGAAGGCGATGGACAAGGGCCAGGAGCGACACAAGCGCGAGGTGCTGCTGGGCAACGAGCCCCCGCGCTTCGACAACACCAAGGACTTCACCCCCACCCGCCCGCTCAACCCGGAGCAGCAGGACGCCGCGAAGCGCGCGCTCGCCGCGGAGGACTTCTTCCTGATCCACGGCCCGCCCGGCACCGGCAAGTCCACCGTGCTGGCGGAGGTGGCGGCCCAGGCCGTCGCGCGCGGCGAGCGACTGTTGTGCACAGCGGCCAGCAACGCCGCGGTGGACCACCTGCTGGAGCTCTGCCTGGAGCAGGGCCTGCGCGCCATCCGCGTGGGCCACCCCGCGCGCGTCGCCGCCCGCTTGCAGGAGCACACGCTGGACATCGTGGTGGAGGAGCACCCGGACCGCGTCGTCAGCCGCGACCTGTTCGACGAAGCCTTCGACCTCTTCGGCTACGCGCGGCGCCAGCGCAACCAGGGCCGCAGCCGCGAGCGCTTCTCCAATGCCCGCTCGTCCACGGCCGAAGCCAAGGACCTGATGGACGAGGCGCGCAAGCTGGAGAAGAAGGCCGTGAGGGCCGTGCTCGCTCGCGCGGACGTGGTGTGCGTGACGCTCGCGAGCCTGGGCTCCGGCGTGCTCGCGGGCGAGGAGTTCGACCGCGCGCTCCTGGATGAAGCCACCCAGGCCACCGAGCCGCTGGCCCTGCTGGGCTTCCTGCGCGCGCCCAAGGTGGTGCTCGCCGGAGACCCGCAGCAGCTGCCGCCCACCGTGCTGTCACAGGAGGCCTCCAAGGCGGGCCTGGGCACAAGCCTCTTCGAGCGCCTGCTCAAGGACCACGGCGACGAGGTGAAGCGCATGCTGCGCGAGCAGTACCGGATGAACGCCGCCATCATGGCCTTCCCCTCCCAGGAGATGTACGGCGGCGAGCTGCGCGCCCACCCCTCCGTGGCGGACCGCACGCTGCCCGGAGTGCTCAACGCCGGCGCGGAGGTGGACGCACCGCCCGTGCTCTACCTGGACACCGCGGGCAAGGGCTTCGACGAAGAGGTGGAGCCCACCACGCACTCCCTCCTCAACCCGGGCGAGGCCACCTACGTCATCGCCCGCGTGCGCCAGCTGCTGGCGCTGGGCCTGGCTCCGCGCGAGGTCGCCGTCATCGCCCCGTACAGCGCCCAGGCCCGCCACCTGCGCGAGGCCTTGGAGGCCGTGCACCCGGAGGTGGAGGTGGACACCGTGGACGCGTTCCAGGGGCGGGAGAAGGACGTCATCCTGGTGAGCATGACCCGGTCCAACGGTGAGGGGCAGCTGGGCTTCCTCAACGACCTGCGCCGCATGAACGTGGCCCTCACCCGCGCCCGCCGGCACCTGTTCGTCGTGGGCGACTCCGCCACCCTCAGCAGCCACCCCTTCTACGCGCGCTTCATCGAAGGCACCCAGACGGACGGCGGCTACCGCTCGGCGTGGGAGTGGCCGGACCCCGCCGACCCCTGA